The DNA region ttccggttcgaacccccgaGCTGGACACCACATCAACCAATTTTGCCAACAGCTCTGGTGTCCTCACTTTGGAAAACTGCCGGCGACaatgaaacatgacctgcaagtcctcatcactcccgatcgtgaaaTAATCATACTTCACAGTATCTTGGAGCAccgtgattggaatgcgatagaaaaacttcttaaccctttTCCCATCATCCAGACCAAGTTTCAGCAGTACAGAGCTAACAAGGTCATCAAAGCTCGTCGTAGCACTCAcgataatacagagaggatccttatcggtGAACTTGACACCGGAATGAGTTTTcctcttaatcgatcctctgtggtgaaccaacactaTAAAACTGTCCTCACCAGCCATATGACCCCTCTGTAATGAGGGTAACTCACGTTCATCACATATATATAGAGGTCTGGTACACACTAATTCGAAACAACCTAATTCGCACAATATAtacataattcgaatcaagtcAATTCAAATTAAGGCTTGCTTCATGTTTCTTACTAATTCGAATCGAGCTAGTTCGAATTATGTTTATCTCATTTTTTCTAGTAGTTCGAATTGACTAGATTCGATTTAAGCATGCATAATTCAAACCTTATTATTTCGAATTACATgcaatttttaatgtttttaattcGAACCATGTTGTTTCGAATTAGGTGCAAACGTAGTTCGAATAATATTGattcaaattacattaaaatgaTCATTGGTTGAATGTTGAAAAAATTTTCATTTGGCTGATTTGCGTAAAAAATTTCTCAGCCTGGcttaaatatgttttttttacCCTTAAATATTAGAAGTAAAActattttctaattcaattttAGGATTGTGttatttgaatttatatattatgtaaaTATAGTTGTGAAATAGTTATTCTGTTGGATTTATGATTATGTAAGACTTATTTGAATTCCTGCTTCAAGCACATAGTTGCGGTTCAAAACCGCCGCGATTTGCCGAGTGTCTCTTACGGCGGTTATTCTAGCGGTTCTTCAAAACAGCCACCGCCTACTGTGCCGTTGACCTGACTGCGCTTTGGACACCGCTGCGACCCAAACATAGCGGCGATTTAAACTGCCACTAACTGTAAGActcaaaacttttgaaaagtcttattataatcaagtctcaaatcatatagttacttatagtcttaatttcagaaattattttattaaagataattaaaacaagttttgattaattgaatttgaaataaattaagattattatccaattttataattattggattattttttatatttaaatgatAGAGTTGGTAGtcatgaaataataaaaattttatatgatttggactaaataattaatattttaaaatattaatactactgttttgaaaaataaaaaaattaattatattatctctaattattggaTTTGagcattttattaaaaataatttgtaaaattaatgaacaagtagtatttttatacattattattattggattaaaatttatttataattactatatgatccctatttttatttgaaattacaaaactatCCTTAAACTTAATTTTACATAAACTCTAATTTCCCCAATTCCTAACCCTAACCTCCCTCACCACACTCAACCGCACCCTACCCCTTTCTCTTCCTTCAACGAAAAGTTGCAGAAAcagaaaattagaaagaaaaaaaaagcagaaaggaaggagaagaagaggtcTGCAATCGAGGAAGGGAGGGGAAGAGAGCGACGCAGCCGCTGCGAGCTGATCGTCGCCGATCCCGTCACCCGTGCCGTCCGTTTTCATCGCTGCCAGCTGAAGAGAGATgcgatggagagagagagagagagggggtctGCGGAGGGAGGCGTCGCCGTTTCATGTGGCCGCGTCGTCGTCGCCGTCCTTGGAGATCCACGAACAGAGAGAGCACGCACGGGGTGGAGGACGGCGCTGCTGTCACCGTCGTTAGAGCTACCGCGAGAGAAGAGGAGGAAGGGACACTGTCTTGCACCGTCGCCATCGTGCCTGGCTGCTGCTGCTGTGAGCTCACGTTGCCCGCGTCGCCGTGCCATCATCACACCATGGGTCTACTCTGTTCGTGAGCAGAGCTAAGGAAGAAGAGATGAACGCGACGGGGAGGAGTGCGTGAGCCGCGCTTAGGGTCTCACCGCCGCCGTCCCTGTTGTGGCTGGTGTCGTCGCCGGAGAACCACTATCGCTGGAGAGAGGGTGGGCCAGAGAAGGAGGACTAGACATGTGAGAAGGGTAACGCACAGAGGAGGAACCGTTCCTCTGCCGCCACCGAAAAATGCCACTGCCGTCGCCAGAAAAAgcactgccggtaagggttttaaatcTGGTTTCTGTTCTTGCGGAATTCCAGAAAGATTTTTGACGCTGCGTGGTTGTTACTATCACCGTCATCGGGGTTTTACATTGCCGCTGTCGCTTGAGGTTATTGATGAAGCCGCTGCCAGGTCGATTTGGAGTTACGACTGCTTCCTTTTGTTAATTCAGTTAGTATTTGTGCCATTTGTAGCTATTTCTGCTTTTGAGAGAGAGCAAGCAGAGCCGTGGTTTTGATTGCCGGTGATTTTGGATTGAGACAAAAAGAACTCTGTGAGGCGTTTGGGCTATGGTTTTGCATAGAGGTAGGTGTTTTTCTAAAAAGCCATTTTTAttttggaattgttataaatggatactgttgtgagaattatatactttttagtgattgtataagtcttatgtattaCCTGACTGGCTTGGATGAATATGATTATATGTTTAattggattattgttggttttgataaatggatTGTTGTTGAActgtttctttaaagttttggaaatgagtttaatTGGTTGATAATGACTTTATTTTGAAACGatttccttgagatatgaaaatgagatGACTGTTAAATTTAGATTGCTTTTGAACTGATTTCGGATTTTGGaccgttgaaaaggattgtgaaatggtttggttgggacccaaaccgggtggcaaagtctaagttttagggggccgaaatttttataaaaatcttagactttgtttgtaaagttatttagaaaggtttggatttgagaaattgtattatttaattaattaagaaaatagttatgttttcgagtttaatttatttaagtaaactatatgtcttgagttcgatttatttagaaaagaatgattATACCATTTTGAATCACTGAAAGAAAGTATTATGTTCTAATattgatttttaatataaaaagggCTTATGCTTTTAATTAGGCTTAAGGATTTCGTTCagagaaatttttaatgtttttaaaggAAATTGGACTTTTGACTGAATAATTACGTTTGTGACATTTTGGAAGGAGTCAGGAAATTGGTTTTAAGAAGGAACCGGAAAGTGGTTTTGATTTAAATGGATTGGCTTCGTTTCAAGTGAATTGGTTTTGGATTAGGTTGGGACTTGTGACTTTATACGATTCGATTTTGTAATAAATTCTGTTTCTATTTACTTAAACCAAGAATCTATGACTTTAAGAGTTGCAACGAATACCTTAAGAAATTGAGATAGGTTGTCCTTCCCTAAAGTCTTGAGGCTCTGTTGAGAAATTTCTATGATCAAATTCAGTTTTGGGATGACTGATTTTTGGATCTTTCAAAAGAGATTTTTATTTGGCCTAGTTGTTGAATCGTTTGGAAATTTTAAAAGGATGTTATGAAGATGTGGCTGGTTTTGAAAGAAGAGACTTCCCCTGAAAAAGATGGCTTATGAGTTAGAAGTGATTTGAGAAATATAGTTTTTAAAGTTAAGGATGGAAagaattaatttcaatttcaaagcgaagtgaattgagaaaagtgatttatgacttgaatgatgattttatgaatttgatgacgttggatggtggaagtgctattttgttatgagccggaatggttgtgtatgataatgaattatggttGATTGCGGAATATGTTATGAGCTGGATGACTGACTATGAatcatgaatttaagccggatggctgagataaaTGTTGATTTATAGTTGAGAATAAATGCACATATGCTGAGTTATTGATATTGTGGTTGTTGCACTTCcaattatctgagacacgagttttcctgggtagaagtagtggctagccaccacgtgctccaggttgagactcaatactctgctaaccctatgtcgtaagtatggccggacactgtgaaagttccggatgaggtcgtgcccgtgaatatacaccagtgagggtgttggatgtgaattatgattatgtttgtgaataactcgagttggggatgcacgacagagggacagtccaatggttagctactaggacttgtcgggttggctttataaccgacagatgatatcatcagccactaggataggcatttatcatatgcatctatgtgacattgtttgagtgtgcatattgtacttggtttgcctttgtgattagtTGTGGTTAACTGCTAAATATTCTACTTGAagtaattgtttgtttgtgcttgaactttcctaTTTCTGTTTGTGACTGAAATTCTGTTGGaccgtggtgattggttgttgtttggACTATTTGggtctagggccgtggttgatcaTGAGGTGGGCCGGAGGCCATGTTGGTtgatgtttctggtttggaaaagtatgaaaaactaatttGGATCaatatagataaacctttttgaaaggtttttgaatttCCAAGAAAAGAACATTTcccctttcaaaaaaaatttcaaatttttctctTATAGTAAACCGTTGcttttgaaaagatgcataaggcagttattaatcactgtaatgattttatctcgcgtatcctattatagtaattctgtaACCCTACAGTGAGAACCTtatcgaggatgatgttctcactcccttACAGATCTTTCTTTTCAGGTTACGGACGATGAAGTTCAGAAAAGCTTATTTCTTTTCTGTTAGACGACTGTTctgtattattttagtatttatgtttcACTCACCTTTAACTTTGCAACCCTTGTAAGAGGGATATGATCTTGATTTGAGATGCttgtaaattaatatatatgtatatgtatatatgtatttccGATGAGTATTGTAACTTATATTGTAAATATGAGtgtatgttttcgaaaaattcggttaagttttaaacaggctcatattttagtattaaataatataagagtcgtcgtaatatccgagctatcagagtggcgcagtcggaagcgtgacttttgatagttagggtgttacactaacCACCCAAAAAACTGCCGTCGCTTCTCTATTTTGTTGTAgtgtaaatataattattaattgatctaTTAGCGCACATGtgagataatttaaaaatatatagctTGAAATTGGATAATGTTAATTGTAAAAACTATTAACTATAGATAttatatgtatgaaattatagatattatgtaTGTGAAATTGGatattaaagttaaaatatttttacaaattttactATACAACTCATATTTTTACATACTaatctaattataaatataaaatagaatatgaaatataaaaaatttatgaaaCAAATTTCAATTTAGATTATCAAATTCTAAtgttataaaatagaaaaaaaattaatgaaatggTTGATATGTACTTAACAAGCAATGTaataaagagtttaattttaatatactaaaaatataaaatattttacacagtcATGCAATTATAtccatttttttagataattatttacgcGGTTAATGAaaatagtaattattttttatgatgtcaCATTACGTGCGTGATTGAATGCACGTGTAAAACTAAGCTGTTTTACACGactgtacattaaaattaaatttttatgataaaaaaagaaataaattaaaaaatataaaataaaaaaacaaaggcaatactcaaaaaaaatattttaccctGAATAGAAATTGAACACTTACAAAAttgagataaataaaaaatttcttcatcaaaaaagaaagctctATGCTGTTTGAAAATATTAGTgttaaatattattttgtaaaaaacataaaaagtgaGCAAATTATatactataaaataaaattaagatatacAATAAATATGTGATATGCTTTTATTAATGTTCATACAATGGTTCAATAACTAAAGGCATACATATAGTCTAAGAAAGCTAATCCATCATCTTTAATGGGGTTTGAGGTTGTCTAATTCTAAAAAGATCTGTCACAAAATTATATTGGTTAAGCTATTCAACCTACTCAAGACACGAGTGTCACAATTCATATTTGATCTGACGTGCATGGCAAGTAAGTTCTTACCATCCGCTACTTTCGATGCTATCAACAATTTATCATttatttcaattataaaaaagaaattatccaCCATTACAATTTAtgactaaaatttttatatatgaataattttaatatgaaatacaaaaatattttattattttaatgttcTATAAAATTGtggtaataatataatattttgtaataaaaaatattattttaattattaaaacataaaatattattgacgttttattaaaaaatattattttatttgataaaacACAAAGTGTCATTGACATTTTGTACATAATCATATAGTATTGTTTAATACACAGTTTGGTTTATCATGAAAAATTTTAaccttaataatataatatttaaaaaaaattctactaTTTACTAGTGGAGAAATTTAAAATCGATGACTAAATAAATATTATCATCTCCCACTATAAATATTCTATCAAATTCAAACatttttcaatcttaattcatttAAACCTActtaaaattttactaatttaaataacagttttttacaaatattttactaTCGTCTAAACGAGGACACCGAACAATCCATTATTTcgataaacaaattaaaataaacctTTATCTAAAAGATTCTGAACTTCATTTTTAGATTcacatcttctttaatttcagaaattatctCAAAACTATTACTATTAatgtaaatataattatatacccAATAGGAAATAAACTTATGATgattttaaaagagaaataaaatattattaatgacaattaaatgaTATTGATCCGTTTGTCTTCAAGATAATTATCGTATTGATATTCATCCAATTAAAATGATTAATGTTGTATATACATCGGATTTTGTTAGGTAAATTTTTatgaacaatatgaataatagGTTCTAAAATtggtctaataaaataaaaatatactataactcaaaatatacatataaattttaatattaggataTCTATCGcacacctaatgaattgaacatccgatatatctattattcatattatttagtattttcattgtctacttaTATTTTTTCAAATCAAACGATATAATAATGTCTGTAAGTAATATAAACGACgtcaaaattaaaaacttttaactGTTGGGCTAAAAATTGGTCTTCCAAATATTTCTGTGCAAAATTGCTCACACTGCAAAAATTGGTATAAAAATGTGAGATTTTTTTCCCAACCTAAAATGTTGATAGTGCCTTTTCTTGATTAAATTAAGCAGATTCGACTTTTATTTAGCTACATTATGCCAGAATGAGTCTAACTCATGTATCACGTGTAAGAGAGTAAAAATCGATATTTTACATAAATTTAAGAGAGTAAATTAGACAcacataaaatattaaattaattataatataatctaAATAGTAAAATTTATAATCTAAAATAAGTAGAATAAAATGTCTTTTCAATACTGTAATATTGAGAGATTtgatttaaatcaaaatattaatactTTGATTATAGGTTAAAAAAATGGATATTAAATTATTCATGacacaaataaaaacaaaagaaaaaaatgacaaTATTACTACaactaattaaacataaaaaatgacaaaaaaattatcGATTTAGATTCATCAAGTAGTTAATTTATTATATGTTTAAGTAAgtatttgattcaaaattttaaatactatcTTGTGCATATAGTAATTTATTGACtaacaaacttttaaatataacttAAACGTACAGTAAATTAGTATTTGATTTACTGAATTAAAGAATACCGGaaaaaaaataaccaaaagaaAAAGCTTTGATTTTTATTGGATTTAATATATACAAGTAAAGGGAAAAAGTCCCCAATTCAAAGCTTTGAACCTGCTAGGTATATATGTGTTCATAATGGTTAATGACCATTCAATTCCAAGTGTAATTAAGTTCATACTTTCCGGTTTGTGGATTCAGCATCTTTCCACCGTCACGATATATTTTCCATGAACAAAAAGTACAAGCATCTCGATTTTCTTCATAAACATTTAAATGGTGATTGTTGTATTTTTCTCCTGGCCAATCAAAACTGCAAAAGAATAGTGTTGTAATGAAACGAATAATACTTGGTTTAAATCCAAATTGATAGGACTTGTTAGGGGGGACTGTGTGAAACCCCAAGTCATCGTCTTTAGATTTGCAATGAATTGTGAGATCCACTTCTATGCTGTTGATTAATTCCACTGTTACCCTGTGACCGATATTTATGCTTTGCTTTGCATCTGATACTAACGGTATGATGCATGATGATAAGATAAGTGTGAGTGATATAAAGGTGGAGGTAGTCATATTTTTTGAAGCCATAGATTGGATTTAAGATGATACTAGTATATATATTTTGTCCTGCATAAgatataatatacaaaaaaattttaaataaaaatacgtatggtaatttttgttttatacaatttattaaatttaaagtttaactatttttaaaatataacaatTATTCATTGGAGGAAGAGGATACGAATACTTTTATTGGATTAGATTTTGAGAAAGTCTAGGGGGCAACACTTTTATTGAAATTTGGCcaacacttaaccatcaaaagaaaaatgaTTAATCATACACCATTAAATGtcatctcataccattaaaaatattgatgatgactaaggctatgtttggttggatggaaagaaataaagaggaaggaaatagaaaggaaagaaaggaaatgaaagaaattgagtggatttttattttctttagatgtgtttggatggaagaaaaataaaaagaaaaaaatattataaaaagataattttattcctatattataaaatatattaaaaaagtgaAGGGGTAGTATTAGAAGTAGAGATTCTCTCCATTTTCTTTCCAAtgttagagaaaaaaaaattgatagatcccaccagtttttttccattcattttttttctctaattttccttctcaactaaataaaaaaaaataattattttctttccatttttatttcttcttttttttttctttctattttcctcTCAAACAAATATAATGTAATTAATGGCTAAATATCACAAATTTTAATGACCTATGGAAGTATCCATGTTTTCACGTTCTCTCTCTCTTGGTTCTTTCTTAGTTTCGGTGGTATTGaatgaataataataactaaaGGTTGATTGATGAggaatgattttttaaaagcttATGAGATGTCAtgattatacatatatatacatatacatgcaTCATGCtacgttttttattttctttcttttgcttcctAAAGGCTTCGGCCAAAGAAGAAGTAGtatcataataataatcaatttattttttttatcaaaataatttttaataaataattcaagttaatagaataataaattttaataattataaaattttatttaattatttttcttaaaaataattttttttaaaataaaatctcaacaaatataataacttataaataattaattacttgatAATAATCCGTGCTATGCACATACAAGActtatttaagttaatttttttatgaacatCCTGAAAATAGATTATCAGATTTTATAAACTTTCATAAAATTTGACAATGAATATAATCGATAATATACAATTATAATTTCCCATGATTCTATCATATGATTACATACATGGATTATATGTATTATTTCATATTGGGTGTATTGACCCATTATTAATTTATGCagtttaaataaatttttcaattaacAACTTAGGATTAATTTGGTTCATAGTTTAAGTTTGCAAACAAATAAACAATAATCTAATAACATGCTCTAAGCCAAAAACAACTTCTTAGTTATAAGCTTATGATCAAGCCATGACTTTGCTAATCATGCTGAAACTCAATATGTACACTTCAAATCATTAACATAAACTAAATAAAaggtttcaataaaaaaaaatcaatcaattgCACAATTcacaaaagcaaaataaaaatcaacaactcaaaaacaaaataaaacaaacgaacaaattcaaaatatttttttatgttcacGCGAAACTGATTTTATCATTGCCTTGCCATCCTCTCCTTCTAATTTCTTTTCTGCCATGACTGTAATAGGAGCACCGCCTCCAGCAACGTACTACTAGTAACATTCTCATTGTAagatccaaaatttttgaaaagttttatttaaaattaattttaaattatatatttatttatgattttaattttagaaattatttttattaaaaataattaaaaataattaattgaacttaaaataaattaaggtttttatcgaAACTCTATGCCTatggattatttttttatttatgatttaaaattttggaaattcgaaaataatgggatttgactatttaaattagaattttgtctaattttataattattgaattattctctatatttaaattataaagttggtagttataagataataagaattttatatgatttaatctaaataattgatatttttataatttgatacattaatttttatgaataaagaaaattaattatattatctttaattctTGTATTTGAGTATTAATTCGAAAATAAATCGTAATTTGATAATTagatagtatttttataaatattattgttggattaaaataGATTTTCAATTATTCTATTACccctaattttattcaaaattactaAACTATCCCTAATCGTAATTCTAACCACACACTCACCTCACGTACACCTGCCGCCACTCTCCTCACTGAGCACAACACACACAACACACTACACTCTTCTTTACACACACAGCAACAACttcaaaaaaataagaaacaaaaagaaagaaaggggaagaaggaaAGGGGACCGAGGAAGGAAGGAGAGGGTGGAGAATAGTGAGGCGGCAcggtgggtgtcactgccaccgtcgccaCCGCTGCTGACAGAGGAGAGAGGAGatatgagagagaaggagagtgtCACGAGGGAGCCGCCGCGCCGCTCAGGACCGCCGTCGCGTCGCGTCGCCGTTTACGCGAGCGCCGAGGAGAACCGCGTGAGAAGAAGGCACAACCGTCGCGCCACCATCGCTGTCTTCATCGCGTGTGGAGTTGTCGTTGCTGCTGAACTGCCGTGGAGCCCCATCACCGTCAGATCCATCTCCGTTCTTGCTGCCATGCCCGCCGCTCCTCAAGGTGCTGCCGTGGTGGTGGTCGTGCTTCTAGTCGCCGGAGAACCACCACTACTCCTTCTGTCCCGCCCCTGTTTTGTTAGGATTTGCTGCTTTTCATGAATAAACTGTTACTGTTCGGTGTTGATGTTGCTGCTGTTACTACTGCTAGTTCTAATGCCATTGCTACTGTTGCTGTTAATTTGGAATAAGTGGGTTTGTCGCCTTTGCCTTCTTGGTAAGCGTTTTACTTCTAGAACTTTTGAAATCAATATTCCAATATAAGTTATTAGAGGCTCTGAGCTGTTGGTATTGTAGGATTGAGTTCCGATGATTTTATATCAAAGTTAAGGTTGCTGTTGGACCATTGGAGTTTCTGGCCGTTGTCGGAGCTGCCGTCGGGTCAGCTCGGGATGGCGGCTGTTCCATTTTGCTCTTACTATAGGTATATCTTATTGCGAACCCTCGCTGTTAGTTTTCTGTTATGTGTTATTAAGGTTTTCGCGATATTTATGTTGTAGGATTGAGTTGTCGGGATTGCCTGTTGCAATTAAAACTGTTTCTGCTATTGCGGAAGTGAGCAGACCTGCGATTGAAGCTGCAGTTTATTTCGGGCGGAGAGGAATGATTCTTGTGACGCCTTTTGTTTATGGGTTCAACTTTCGAGGtagggtttttcttaaaatctattttacattacagagttgttataaatagatattaatgtgagaaaTATATGACTGTGATTATGATTGTCTtataaatgtggttgtttgctggactgaat from Arachis hypogaea cultivar Tifrunner chromosome 10, arahy.Tifrunner.gnm2.J5K5, whole genome shotgun sequence includes:
- the LOC112716456 gene encoding uncharacterized protein isoform X1 translates to MLLLLLLLVLMPLLLLLLIWNKWVCRLCLLGLSSDDFISKLRLLLDHWSFWPLSELPSGQLGMAAVPFCSYYRIELSGLPVAIKTVSAIAEVSRPAIEAAVYFGRRGMILVTPFVYGFNFRDFLLDIFI
- the LOC112716456 gene encoding uncharacterized protein isoform X2; its protein translation is MLLLLLLLVLMPLLLLLLIWNKWVCRLCLLGLSSDDFISKLRLLLDHWSFWPLSELPSGQLGMAAVPFCSYYRIELSGLPVAIKTVSAIAEVSRPAIEAAVYFGRRGMILVTPFVYGFNFRG